GGTTACATGATGTCACGAATGTTCCCCTTCTACATCTGTGAGTGACAAGTGCACCTGTCCTATACCTGCTGCCATCTCCCTGGTACTCACCAccttcctgctgccatctccctgGTACCCACCAccttcctgctgccatctccctgGTACTCACCAccttcctgctgccatctccctgGTACTCACCAccttcctgctgccatctccctgGTACTCACCAccttcctgctgccatctccctgGTACCCACCAccttcctgctgccatctccctgGTACTCACCAccttcctgctgccatctccctgGTACTCACCAccttcctgctgccatctccctgGTACTCACCAccttcctgctgccatctccctgGTACTCACCAccttcctgctgccatctccctgGTACTCACCACCTTTCTGCTGCCATCTCCCTGGTACTCGTCAccttcctgctgccatctccctgGTACTCGCCAccttcctgctgccatctccctgGTACTCGTCAccttcctgctgccatctccctgGTACTCGCCAccttcctgctgccatctccctgGTACTCGCCAccttcctgctgccatctccctgGTACTCGCCAccttcctgctgccatctccctgGTACTCGCCACCTTCCTGCTGTCATCTCTCTGGTACTCGCCAccttcctgctgccatctccctgGTACTCGCCACCTTCCTGCTGTCATCTCTCTGGTACTCGCCAccttcctgctgccatctccctgGTACTCGCCAccttcctgctgccatctccctgGTACTCGCCAccttcctgctgccatctccctgGTACTCGCCAccttcctgctgccatctccctgGTACTCGCCAccttcctgctgccatctccctgGTACTCGCCACCTTTCTGCTGCCATCTCCCTGGTACTCACCATCTTCCTGTTACTCACCAccttcctgctgccatctccctgGTACCCACCACCTTCCTGCTGCCCTCTCCCTGGTACTCACCACCTTCCTGCTGCCCTCTCCCTGGTACGCACCAccttcctgctgccatctccctgGTACTGACCAccttcctgctgccatctccctgGTACTCACCACCTTCCTGCTGCCATCTCACTGGTACTGACCACCTTCCTGCTGCCATCTCACTGGTACTCACCACCTTCCTGCTGCCATCTCACTGGTACTCACCACCTTCCTGCTGCCATCTCACTGGTACCCACCACCCAGGCACTGAGGCTCCCGCAGTTTCTGTGGGTTGCTGCTGTTACATTGTAGCAGACCCTCCTCTTTGTAAGTGTCCTGCTGTCTCCTGTGATTGctgttctgtatatttttttacagtgattTTTTTCGGAGATAAGTGGCATGAGTGCTGTGCGTCTACCGCTTATCCCCGTTATCGCTTCCTGCCCCATTCGTTACCGTTCACACAATCACGCGCTGCAGTTGTAACTCAGTTGTccgatatttttatgtttttgggaCTGCAGTCAGTTGAATCCTGAACAAGAAGCAAAAGATAAAGATGGCGGCTCCTAAATACGAGGAAAACCCCAACTgacttcaagatctctgcttgctcttGGTGAGGCTGTTTCCCTGCCGTGATCTAGTCCTGCTTCTAGTGTAGACAGTCCATAAGACAGCAGCACGGAGCTGCCCTGACTCCAGGCTGATGGCTCATGGCGGCCGCACGACCTCCGCAACCCTTGGGctccatgcacacgaccatgtattttgcggtctgcaaaaatacGGATGTTGTCCGTGTGACATCCAGGTTACatccgattattatttttttgcagatccgttgtaAGAGTGCCTCTACTTgtctgtaaaacggacaagaataggacgtgctttacatttttttcggggctacagaacggacttacggatgcggacagaacacagtgtgctgtgcgcattttttgtggatccattgaaatgaatgggtccacatcctatcagcaaaaaaacggaacagacgtggaaacaaaatacgtttgtgttcatgaggccttacattgacACAAACTCGTCAACAGGAAAAGCTTTCAGCCTCTGAATAGAAGCACTCATTTCTTCCTATTGAATGACAACAAgcggagatcttgaaaatggtgaggaatgTGAGCGAAAAGTTGCTGAACTGCGCGTTGTGcgctgatgactagtgttgagcgaacttgtgtttcaggttcgggttatctatgGATTCCGCTGCCATGGAGGATAACGTCGGGTCTGTggcagcggaatccataacggaattcttagataacccgaacctgaaacacaagttcgctcaacgctCCTGAAGACGCCTCGTTTACGCCTGATTCTTATTGACGACCTTGTTTTCTTTCCCCAGGGCAGGACGATGGCGGATCACCCCCCTCCTGAGGACGTCCCGGCAGCCGCTGGAGACGCACATTCTAAGTCGGGTCCCCTCCCCAGCCGCTCTCACTCCATAGAAATGCCCGCCCGTCAGCTGGCGCGGTTGAGAAGCATCGATCCGTACTCTCGCCGGAGCTCAGTCGTCAGTAACATGAACGTCCCATTCTCCCGCAAGAACTCGCTGTGCGCCCTGGGTCCAAACAAGCGCTTGTCCCTGGGGCCCTGGGCACATTATGGACAGGTCAGTTTTTCGGGTCTCCCCCTCTATGAGCCCATTAAGGAGATTCAGTATGAAAACACGTACAAGATGGGCCCCGACCAGGACTGCAGGTTCAACCCAGGCAGGGCCCAGAAAGCTGTGGAGGGCATCCTGAGGGGCTACCTGGTGGATGCCAAGTACAACCCCCTCACCAGCGGGCAGCTGGCCCAGAACCTGTCCGACATCATCCGCAGCAAGCTAAAGGAGTTCAGCCCTGCCCGCTACAAGGTGGTCTGCAGCGTCTTCCTGGGCCAGATGTCCCACCAGGGGGTAAAGGTGTCCAGCCGCGCCCTATGGGACCCACAGAATGATAACATGGCCTCCGCCTCATATTCTAACTCCAGCTTGTTTGCAGTGGCTATGGTGCACGGGCTTTACTATgaataatgggggtcattctcTGCATGTAATAAACTCCTGATACCATGTACATTCATTGTGTATACAGTGGGCCCCTTCCCATCATATTCCACATGATACAGTAGGGGACTGCTGGGACCACCTGCAATCCCTACAGCATGGGGTCCTGTATGCACATCACTGCAGTCCTCCTATAGGACTGATGGAGGGCGCTGGGCACCTGGTAGGGTGAGGACTCCTGTAAAGGGGAATGCTACTTTCACAGCTTATGACCATAAGTCCAGGGTGCGATTAATACTCTGAATTCAGCTTTCTGTGTGAAGTGAAAGATGCCCAAATCAGCTTCCTGCCCGTGTAAAAGGCCCTTTACTGAAGGAACCAACACAAGGTTTTTCACTTTGGGTGTGATTGGAGAAGAAAAACGTACAAAGTTGTCACACGGTTACTTGATATTTTATGTAGATTTGAATGGAAATCTCACGCAGAGTTCCCCTTTAGAGTGAAGGGGGAGAAATCATTCCAGTGTGTATAATGCAGCTACAGTCTGTGCTGCACTCACAGCAGTGTATGGAAAGTCAGGGTTAAAGCAGAAGAGCACTAGACCTAACCCAGCACCACCCCATTCACTTTAGAACAGCTACATTTTGAGTGTTTACTTCCACAGATGGAGCAGACTGTCAGCATGCATGTTTGACACCTACAATACATTGAGGATTAGATTAACCCAAAAACAAGCAAAGAGTTCCCATGAAAGAGCGGCCATTGCTTGGATTACACGAATCCAATGGCAgaataaagacaaaaaaaaaaaaaaaaaaaaaaaaaaaaaaacacacaacacaatGTGTACATCGCCtgagagcaggaggagcaagaaagTCCTATTAtcctgtactcactattctgctggtgcagtaactgtgtacattacttatcctgtactgatcctgagttacatcctatattatactccacagctgcactcactgttctgctggtgcagtcactgtgtacatacattacttatcctgagttacatcctgtattatactccagagctgcactcactattctgctggtgcagtcactgtgcacatacattacttatcctgtactgatcctgagtcacatcctgtattatactccagagctgcactcactattctgctggtgcagacatTACATCTATGGACTTCCTTTTGCTGAATGAGGCAGGAGACTGATTTTCTGCAGTTTTCAGATCAAAGTTTTTATTACTCATTGTTTGtataaaactttatttcactttcaTTCCGATTAATGTGAATGTAAGAaaacaatacataaaaataaatacattttctataaataaaacataaataaagttGTTATGCAATGGCagaaccaaaacaaacaaaaaaaaaaaagttaagtttgTGGGGCCCGTACCATGAAACTAAGACATCATTTCAAGTAGCAGCCTGAACTCCACCATCCCCTTCTCAGCAGAGGTCTGATATATGTAGCGtgtaagtggggggggggggggggggggggtgcattaaAGTGCTGTGATTATATTGAGCTCCACTTAACCCTTATACAGGGAGCTCAGGATTCACAGATTTAACCCTACGCCTCTCCAGGGTCTTAGAGGACGTTGTGTTACATTTAGTGAGAAGTTAAAGATTCTGATGTTTTTTGCTTACAGCAGCAaagtcaacaaaaaataaaaaagtaagccTTTGGTAGGAACGTAGTGCAGTGTGTGGGGGAGGGGCCCGTGAGATTAGCTCCGCCCTGCAGTGTGCAGCCTCCATCAGACACCCCAGGCAGAAAGTTTTGCATCATGCCTGTATACAATTCCATTCATTCAATCTGGTAATTGGTTTGTTAAGCAATTGCCAAATTTACAGAGCAGAACAGGAAGGGAAGCTACAGGTTGGCAGAGGGGGCACCCCCGGCCAGTGACAGCGCTGTGAACAGGCTAGATGGAGGCAGATCCAGTCACGTGGCATAAGGCGGATGTTCCAGCATTGAAAGCTGAAGATTCTCTCCCTGGTGATTACATTGTTACAAACGATGACCGATCCAATATTGCACAACCTCACAATGGAGCAGCTGATGGGCAATGTCACTCGACCCTTCAGGTGGTTGGTGGCCCCCAGCAGCTGCCTCCATTGTGCCAGTGACCCTTGATGAATGGGGCGGGGGAAGGGCGTCAGGCACAATAAATAAGTTTCACAGAAACAGAGGCAGCAAGTCAGCAGCTTAACCGTTGGAGCGGATCCGATTAATCCTCTTGTGTTGGGCTCAGTAAGTGAGCGTGCCGCCTGAAATCCACTGATCCTATGACTTGCGCCAAGTATGCAGTAGGGGCGTCACACATCCGCCATTAAATGTGGATAGCAGTGCAAGTCCCATAACCTTATTGTCCCATGTGGCACCAGAGATGTGGCAATTCGTGTAGGGCCAAGTGAAGGCAACGTCAAGAATTCAGCTACAGATAAGAGATTTTGCGTTTCGAGCACCAAAAAGCTCAGAGGAGCCTTGGCTTGTGGAGTCACAGGGTCCGGTCCCCCCCGGATAAGACTACCCATAACCCACAAGTCCAGCCACTGCAACTGGATGATGGCAGCTACTGGCATTACCAGCTTGATGGGTGGGCGCAGTGTCTACAATTCGGCCTTCTGCTCTAGCAGCTTCAGCGTGTACTTCAGGCGGTGGTACATGTCTGCCGTGCAGCCGCTCTCCACCAGCGAGCTGAGCAGGAAGGTCTGGGAGCTGCGGTCTCGGCTGATGTAGGTGAGGAGGTAGATGTCCTGAGGTTTGCTGAGGATCAGCTTCGTGTGGTCGTTGTAGAAGTTCACCTAAGGGACAAGGAGACACCATCAGAACCTGAGGCTGGGAGGAGGACTGCACCCATCGCCTATAACAGGGTCACTAAAGGGCCCTCTGTA
This Bufo gargarizans isolate SCDJY-AF-19 chromosome 7, ASM1485885v1, whole genome shotgun sequence DNA region includes the following protein-coding sequences:
- the DYNLT4 gene encoding dynein light chain Tctex-type 4 isoform X1 gives rise to the protein MGRTMADHPPPEDVPAAAGDAHSKSGPLPSRSHSIEMPARQLARLRSIDPYSRRSSVVSNMNVPFSRKNSLCALGPNKRLSLGPWAHYGQVSFSGLPLYEPIKEIQYENTYKMGPDQDCRFNPGRAQKAVEGILRGYLVDAKYNPLTSGQLAQNLSDIIRSKLKEFSPARYKVVCSVFLGQMSHQGVKVSSRALWDPQNDNMASASYSNSSLFAVAMVHGLYYE
- the DYNLT4 gene encoding dynein light chain Tctex-type 4 isoform X2 yields the protein MADHPPPEDVPAAAGDAHSKSGPLPSRSHSIEMPARQLARLRSIDPYSRRSSVVSNMNVPFSRKNSLCALGPNKRLSLGPWAHYGQVSFSGLPLYEPIKEIQYENTYKMGPDQDCRFNPGRAQKAVEGILRGYLVDAKYNPLTSGQLAQNLSDIIRSKLKEFSPARYKVVCSVFLGQMSHQGVKVSSRALWDPQNDNMASASYSNSSLFAVAMVHGLYYE